A single region of the Paraburkholderia sprentiae WSM5005 genome encodes:
- a CDS encoding Arm DNA-binding domain-containing protein, with protein MALTDIAMRRANGPKSRQSCLTAGALCLLVTSDQGKYSRRKYRLGGEEKSPSSGAYQQVTLAAVRNVRIEARASFAAGVAGEVRKEQRAARQNEAGRVKVSMRVSVDSEGELSIRPGTRRMNLNPSETVQPRAFLDAARNVSHRIGKHGTD; from the coding sequence ATGGCCCTAACCGATATTGCGATGAGGCGCGCCAATGGCCCGAAAAGCCGACAGAGCTGTTTAACGGCGGGGGCCCTTTGCCTGCTGGTCACTTCGGACCAAGGGAAGTACTCGAGGCGCAAATACCGGTTAGGCGGCGAGGAGAAAAGCCCGTCTTCCGGCGCTTACCAGCAGGTGACACTGGCGGCCGTGCGGAATGTGAGAATTGAGGCTCGTGCGTCCTTCGCCGCTGGCGTCGCTGGCGAGGTTCGGAAGGAGCAGCGCGCCGCCCGTCAGAACGAAGCCGGCCGGGTGAAGGTCTCGATGCGCGTTTCCGTGGACAGCGAAGGTGAATTGTCCATTCGACCCGGTACGCGCCGGATGAACTTGAATCCGTCGGAGACGGTTCAACCTCGCGCCTTTCTCGATGCAGCGCGCAACGTGTCCCACAGGATTGGTAAGCATGGCACTGACTGA
- a CDS encoding Dabb family protein, whose translation MLKLEIGTDISHIDYACDVVLYSDFDSAESVAAYAMHPNICACGTNLLVSASVATRWTTSE comes from the coding sequence TTGCTCAAACTCGAAATCGGTACCGATATCAGCCATATTGACTATGCCTGCGACGTCGTACTGTATTCGGACTTCGACAGCGCGGAGTCTGTCGCGGCCTATGCTATGCATCCGAACATTTGCGCGTGCGGGACGAACTTGCTGGTGTCCGCATCAGTCGCCACCAGGTGGACTACATCTGAATGA
- a CDS encoding MarR family winged helix-turn-helix transcriptional regulator, with protein sequence MAATRNTAGVRKKITPQTEAFDEVAIAGKSNAWRTSNIGRLLNEAVHRFEKSVLEKMAAAGHGECTLSHINVTRNLDVEGTRAVELARRASMTKQSLGELVTQLEALGIVTRVPDPTDGRAKVVLFTEKGRDWLENFHAALEQTEKELESELSTTLYKAVKRGLARYAHGAD encoded by the coding sequence ATGGCAGCGACACGCAACACCGCCGGCGTCCGGAAGAAGATAACGCCGCAGACAGAAGCGTTTGATGAAGTTGCGATTGCTGGGAAAAGCAACGCATGGCGCACATCCAACATCGGGAGACTGCTCAACGAAGCAGTGCATAGATTTGAGAAAAGCGTGCTGGAGAAGATGGCCGCCGCCGGTCACGGCGAGTGCACGCTCAGCCACATTAATGTGACTCGCAACCTGGATGTTGAAGGCACTCGGGCCGTCGAGCTTGCTCGCCGCGCTTCGATGACGAAGCAGTCACTGGGCGAACTAGTAACGCAACTCGAAGCGCTTGGCATTGTGACGCGAGTGCCGGACCCGACTGATGGACGAGCCAAAGTCGTCCTGTTCACCGAGAAAGGCCGGGACTGGCTCGAAAACTTCCATGCAGCGCTCGAGCAGACTGAGAAAGAACTGGAGAGTGAGCTGAGCACTACGCTTTACAAGGCCGTAAAGCGCGGGCTTGCCAGGTATGCGCACGGCGCAGATTGA